In Elaeis guineensis isolate ETL-2024a chromosome 1, EG11, whole genome shotgun sequence, a genomic segment contains:
- the LOC105060477 gene encoding myb family transcription factor PHL7 isoform X1, whose protein sequence is MYQPKAISNLGSAHNNPLARDQPLELTGHSMGPGSGGTNPNNPNLASRQRLRWTHDLHERFVDAVTQLGGPDRATPKGVLRIMGVPGLTIYHVKSHLQKYRLAKYIPESSSDGRLQGSKAEKKDPEDLLSGLENSSGIQITEALKLQMEVQKRLHEQLEVQRQLQLRIEAQGKYLKKIIEEQQRLSGVLAETPGVSIPAPISGDHCLDSDKTDPSTPAPTSESPLQDKAASGDHGGTGGLFKSLSRDDSFSSRREPLTPDSSCRAGSPESPRRERPIKRQRGASGPGNGKTELVLAHHILESSSGSEFHQPCPIFPAGGGHFDSSGTSTCDDDRLENGSGSDV, encoded by the exons ATGTATCAACCAAAAGCCATCTCCAATTTAGGCTCGGCTCACAACAATCCACTAGCTCGTGACCAGCCATTAGAGTTAACTGGCCACAGTATGGGCCCGGGAAGTGGAGGGACCAACCCAAATAACCCTAATCTGGCCTCAAGGCAGCGGTTGCGATGGACACATGACCTTCATGAACGCTTTGTTGATGCTGTAACGCAACTTGGAGGACCTGACA GAGCCACTCCTAAAGGTGTACTCAGAATAATGGGTGTACCAGGGTTAACCATATACCATGTCAAAAGTCATTTGCAG AAATATCGGCTTGCAAAATATATTCCTGAATCTTCATCTGATGGTAGGTTACAAG GTTCAAAGGCCGAAAAGAAAGATCCTGAGGACCTACTTTCAGGCCTTGAAAACTCCTC AGGGATACAAATTACTGAAGCACTTAAGTTGCAAATGGAGGTGCAAAAACGGCTACACGAACAACTAGAG GTACAAAGGCAGCTGCAGCTGAGGATAGAAGCCCAAGGGAAGTATCTGAAGAAGATCATTGAAGAACAACAGCGGCTCAGTGGCGTGCTGGCGGAAACACCAGGTGTGAGCATTCCGGCCCCTATCTCAGGCGACCACTGCTTAGACTCCGACAAGACTGACCCCTCAACCCCTGCCCCAACCTCAGAGTCCCCACTCCAAGACAAGGCTGCTAGTGGGGACCATGGAGGCACAGGCGGGCTCTTCAAGAGCCTCTCCCGTGATGATTCCTTCTCTTCCCGCCGTGAGCCTCTGACTCCTGACTCCAGCTGCCGTGCCGGCTCTCCTGAGAGCCCGAGGCGCGAGAGGCCAATCAAGAGGCAGCGGGGAGCCAGTGGTCCAGGAAATGGGAAGACGGAGCTGGTGCTTGCTCATCACATACTTGAATCAAGTTCTGGCTCAGAGTTCCACCAGCCATGTCCGATTTTCCCAGCTGGTGGAGGGCATTTTGATTCCTCAGGCACTTCAACATGCGATGATGATAGGTTGGAGAATGGCTCTGGAAGTGATGTATGA
- the LOC105060477 gene encoding myb family transcription factor PHL7 isoform X2, with the protein MYQPKAISNLGSAHNNPLARDQPLELTGHSMGPGSGGTNPNNPNLASRQRLRWTHDLHERFVDAVTQLGGPDRATPKGVLRIMGVPGLTIYHVKSHLQKYRLAKYIPESSSDGSKAEKKDPEDLLSGLENSSGIQITEALKLQMEVQKRLHEQLEVQRQLQLRIEAQGKYLKKIIEEQQRLSGVLAETPGVSIPAPISGDHCLDSDKTDPSTPAPTSESPLQDKAASGDHGGTGGLFKSLSRDDSFSSRREPLTPDSSCRAGSPESPRRERPIKRQRGASGPGNGKTELVLAHHILESSSGSEFHQPCPIFPAGGGHFDSSGTSTCDDDRLENGSGSDV; encoded by the exons ATGTATCAACCAAAAGCCATCTCCAATTTAGGCTCGGCTCACAACAATCCACTAGCTCGTGACCAGCCATTAGAGTTAACTGGCCACAGTATGGGCCCGGGAAGTGGAGGGACCAACCCAAATAACCCTAATCTGGCCTCAAGGCAGCGGTTGCGATGGACACATGACCTTCATGAACGCTTTGTTGATGCTGTAACGCAACTTGGAGGACCTGACA GAGCCACTCCTAAAGGTGTACTCAGAATAATGGGTGTACCAGGGTTAACCATATACCATGTCAAAAGTCATTTGCAG AAATATCGGCTTGCAAAATATATTCCTGAATCTTCATCTGATG GTTCAAAGGCCGAAAAGAAAGATCCTGAGGACCTACTTTCAGGCCTTGAAAACTCCTC AGGGATACAAATTACTGAAGCACTTAAGTTGCAAATGGAGGTGCAAAAACGGCTACACGAACAACTAGAG GTACAAAGGCAGCTGCAGCTGAGGATAGAAGCCCAAGGGAAGTATCTGAAGAAGATCATTGAAGAACAACAGCGGCTCAGTGGCGTGCTGGCGGAAACACCAGGTGTGAGCATTCCGGCCCCTATCTCAGGCGACCACTGCTTAGACTCCGACAAGACTGACCCCTCAACCCCTGCCCCAACCTCAGAGTCCCCACTCCAAGACAAGGCTGCTAGTGGGGACCATGGAGGCACAGGCGGGCTCTTCAAGAGCCTCTCCCGTGATGATTCCTTCTCTTCCCGCCGTGAGCCTCTGACTCCTGACTCCAGCTGCCGTGCCGGCTCTCCTGAGAGCCCGAGGCGCGAGAGGCCAATCAAGAGGCAGCGGGGAGCCAGTGGTCCAGGAAATGGGAAGACGGAGCTGGTGCTTGCTCATCACATACTTGAATCAAGTTCTGGCTCAGAGTTCCACCAGCCATGTCCGATTTTCCCAGCTGGTGGAGGGCATTTTGATTCCTCAGGCACTTCAACATGCGATGATGATAGGTTGGAGAATGGCTCTGGAAGTGATGTATGA
- the LOC105060478 gene encoding protein PHR1-LIKE 2: MFSGVLHRPEASISQEEAHGPRLVLTADPKPRLRWTADLHERFVDAVTQLGGPEKATPKTIMRTMGVKGLTLFHLKSHLQKYRLGKQSGKEMTDQSKDASYPLENPSSSGLSPRLPTPDVNEGQEVKEALRAQMEVQRRLHEQVEVQKHVQIRMEAYHKYIDSLLEKACKIASDQIASSGFNATGHDLPDLTAGVMCSPTDPLSPSVFHQLSLGAISLHSPGGKTSPASAIEGQSFYLKAPELKRKLC; this comes from the exons ATGTTCTCTGGTGTGCTCCACCGCCCGGAAGCTTCGATTTCCCAGGAGGAGGCCCACGGCCCGAGGCTCGTCCTCACGGCGGACCCCAAGCCCCGGCTCCGATGGACGGCCGACCTCCACGAGCGGTTCGTCGACGCCGTCACCCAGCTCGGAGGGCCAGAAA AAGCAACACCAAAGACTATCATGCGAACAATGGGCGTGAAGGGGCTTACTCTTTTCCACCTGAAGAGTCATCTTCAG AAATACAGATTAGGCAAGCAGTCTGGCAAAGAAATGACTGATCAATCCAAAGATG CTTCCTACCCTTTAGAAAACCCGAGCAGCAGTGGTTTGTCTCCAAGATTGCCTACTCCTGATGTGAATGA GGGTCAGGAAGTCAAAGAGGCACTAAGGGCACAAATGGAAGTACAACGAAGACTGCATGAACAAGTGGAG GTCCAGAAGCACGTGCAGATCCGAATGGAAGCCTACCATAAATACATTGATTCCTTGCTAGAGAAAGCATGCAAGATAGCCTCAGATCAAATTGCATCAAGTGGTTTCAACGCAACCGGGCATGACCTTCCTGACCTGACTGCTGGGGTCATGTGCTCCCCAACCGACCCACTGAGCCCATCAGTGTTTCATCAGTTATCTCTGGGTGCAATTAGTTTGCACAGCCCTGGGGGCAAGACTTCCCCCGCTTCGGCTATTGAAGGACAGTCCTTTTACCTGAAGGCCCCTGAGCTAAAACGCAAGTTATGCTGA